The following are from one region of the Stigmatella ashevillena genome:
- a CDS encoding ABC transporter permease, with amino-acid sequence MTTSLVFRMAAQNLRRYWRKSLSTLLVMAVGILACNVLYGYVDATLDLTSEAFTRWGARGQLMIESPVAEGAAQEDAAKVLLTEEAQRTIDSVLGATPGVMAYARLLEISGLVSDGRTNAIFTGIGQDVEKIRAIKGAEYEYDVVAGKPLWATASTPSMIVGQELARTLSCKVPDVGFSPTKPGEKPEERLFECDRPDFQLSVVTNDGQINAVSFPATGVMDWGIKEINQRLVVLPMKDAQELMNTQSVSKYHVRLAEGVSMEDARDDLMKAFEAKGLKVRIFFWSDRATFYHQVYGLLMGFFGFVLAITLVVSFMSLLNTSYVNFMGRIREFGTLRSMGFSKEFVLSLCWIESLLLALVAGAMGLLASAVVTLSVRMAGLSWVPPGSSNAVPITISWSAPAYTLSLVVLAVVAVGASAIPALKSTRKTIREALSDL; translated from the coding sequence ATGACCACCTCGCTCGTCTTCCGGATGGCCGCTCAGAATCTGCGGCGTTACTGGCGCAAGTCGCTCAGCACGCTGCTGGTAATGGCCGTGGGCATCCTCGCCTGCAACGTGCTGTACGGGTACGTGGATGCTACGCTGGACCTCACCAGCGAGGCCTTCACCCGCTGGGGCGCTCGCGGCCAGTTGATGATCGAGAGCCCCGTGGCGGAGGGAGCCGCACAAGAGGACGCGGCCAAGGTCCTGCTGACCGAGGAGGCCCAACGCACGATCGACAGCGTGCTGGGGGCGACCCCGGGCGTGATGGCCTATGCCCGCCTGCTGGAAATCTCCGGCCTCGTCTCCGATGGACGCACCAATGCCATCTTCACGGGCATTGGCCAGGACGTGGAGAAGATCCGCGCCATCAAGGGCGCGGAGTACGAGTACGACGTGGTGGCGGGAAAGCCGCTGTGGGCGACCGCGAGCACCCCCTCAATGATTGTCGGGCAGGAGCTGGCCCGTACGCTGAGCTGCAAGGTGCCGGATGTGGGCTTCAGCCCTACGAAGCCGGGTGAGAAGCCGGAGGAGCGGCTCTTCGAGTGTGACCGGCCTGACTTCCAGCTCAGTGTCGTCACCAACGACGGCCAGATCAACGCCGTCAGCTTCCCGGCCACGGGCGTGATGGACTGGGGCATCAAGGAGATCAACCAGCGCCTCGTCGTCCTGCCCATGAAGGACGCGCAGGAGCTGATGAACACGCAGTCCGTCAGCAAGTATCACGTGCGGCTGGCCGAGGGCGTCTCCATGGAAGACGCGCGCGATGACCTGATGAAGGCGTTCGAGGCCAAGGGCCTCAAGGTGCGGATCTTCTTCTGGTCCGACCGCGCGACCTTCTATCACCAGGTCTACGGGTTGCTCATGGGCTTCTTCGGGTTCGTGCTGGCCATCACCCTGGTGGTGTCCTTCATGAGCCTGCTCAACACCAGCTACGTGAACTTCATGGGGCGCATCCGCGAGTTCGGCACGCTGCGCAGCATGGGTTTCAGCAAGGAGTTCGTGCTGTCGCTGTGCTGGATTGAGAGCTTGTTGCTCGCGCTGGTGGCTGGCGCCATGGGCCTGCTGGCGAGCGCGGTCGTGACGTTGTCCGTCCGCATGGCGGGACTCAGCTGGGTGCCTCCTGGGTCGAGCAATGCCGTCCCCATCACCATCAGCTGGTCAGCCCCTGCTTATACCCTGTCACTCGTCGTGCTGGCGGTGGTCGCTGTCGGAGCCAGCGCCATTCCTGCGCTGAAATCCACCCGGAAGACCATCCGGGAGGCGCTGTCGGACTTGTAG
- a CDS encoding aspartate kinase: MKALVYNSSPQSNRRTSPGSPHRPLVVMKFGGTSVANVERISEVARMALESQQAGNDVVLVVSAMSGETNRLLKLAHEVVAVPDTRELDAIAATGEQVSAALTALAISRHGGKGRSFLGHQVRIVTDDAFTKARIHSIEHEVLHEALAARIIPVVAGFQGVDSQNHITTLGRGGSDTTAVALAAALGADECEIYTDVDGVYTADPNICPSARQIPSLGFEEMLELAALGAKVLQSRSVEIAMKYKVPVHVRSTFSGKPGTWVIDKSRGLESHRVTGLAVDRRQTRVQLVAAENRSGLLGEVLGLLAELNMSVDMVTHSVLPHEPSRASVAFSMPTSEVHRAQTRLEQLGEEVKAQQVVLENNLAKVSLVGLGIRSDPQVSATACRVLNQEGIALVSVAAGELRVSCLVQDGQADKALNLLHDAFELGAENGDQPVEQRRVSNAGL; this comes from the coding sequence ATGAAAGCTCTCGTCTACAACAGCTCCCCCCAGTCGAACCGGAGAACCTCCCCCGGTTCCCCACACCGTCCGCTGGTCGTCATGAAGTTCGGCGGGACGTCCGTGGCGAACGTAGAGCGCATCAGCGAGGTGGCCCGGATGGCTCTGGAGAGCCAGCAGGCGGGCAACGACGTCGTGCTCGTGGTGAGTGCGATGAGTGGAGAGACGAACCGCCTGCTGAAGCTGGCGCACGAGGTGGTGGCCGTTCCGGACACGCGAGAGCTGGATGCCATCGCGGCCACGGGCGAACAAGTGTCCGCGGCGCTCACGGCGCTGGCCATTTCCCGGCACGGGGGCAAGGGACGCTCGTTCCTCGGTCATCAGGTCCGCATCGTAACGGATGACGCCTTCACCAAGGCACGCATCCACAGCATTGAGCACGAGGTCCTCCACGAGGCCCTCGCCGCGCGCATCATCCCGGTGGTGGCGGGCTTCCAGGGAGTGGATTCCCAGAACCACATCACCACGCTGGGGCGTGGCGGCTCGGACACCACGGCGGTGGCGCTGGCCGCCGCGCTGGGCGCGGACGAGTGCGAGATCTACACCGACGTGGATGGTGTCTACACGGCGGACCCCAACATTTGCCCCTCCGCGCGCCAGATTCCCTCCCTCGGGTTCGAGGAGATGCTGGAGCTGGCGGCGCTGGGAGCCAAGGTTCTGCAATCCAGGAGTGTGGAGATCGCTATGAAATACAAGGTCCCTGTGCATGTTCGCAGTACGTTCTCTGGAAAGCCGGGTACGTGGGTGATCGACAAGAGCCGGGGCCTGGAGTCTCACCGGGTGACGGGGCTCGCCGTGGATCGCCGCCAGACGCGCGTCCAGCTCGTCGCGGCCGAGAACCGTTCCGGGCTTCTGGGAGAAGTCCTGGGCCTGCTGGCCGAGCTGAACATGAGCGTGGACATGGTGACGCACTCGGTGCTTCCGCACGAGCCGTCGCGAGCGAGCGTGGCCTTTTCCATGCCGACCAGCGAGGTCCACCGCGCGCAAACGCGGCTGGAGCAACTGGGCGAAGAGGTGAAGGCGCAGCAAGTCGTCCTGGAGAACAACCTGGCCAAGGTCTCCCTGGTGGGGCTGGGCATCCGCTCGGATCCTCAAGTGTCCGCGACGGCGTGCCGGGTGCTGAACCAGGAGGGAATCGCGTTGGTGTCGGTCGCCGCGGGCGAGCTGCGCGTCAGCTGCCTCGTCCAAGATGGGCAAGCCGACAAGGCACTGAACCTGCTGCATGACGCGTTCGAGCTGGGCGCCGAGAACGGGGATCAGCCGGTGGAGCAACGCCGGGTGAGCAACGCCGGGCTCTGA
- a CDS encoding class I adenylate-forming enzyme family protein: MDSAGCFSLLVERHVARGNADREALVERGTLGRRQLTYGQLYHATCAMARWLEQTTPPGCTLALVGSATLEFAVAWLAAMRAGRPVLLAPSRQAEAYYPALWEKVAPERVLSDRTSSAGEPLPDISHWLKEPAPAPAQEGSAEALLGDDRPALMLMTSGSTGGAKICVHSHRAFGWFERHVTRALWGIREEDRVLAASSPHFSFGLQGLHVPLSVGATAVMVPEWTRHLDILEVAHAERVTALLAVPTLYHILWRRAAEAPVKPEFLRLSFAAGEHLPGLVRERWEAFSGSRMLNSIGTTETFLPYLSEDAHLSENVLQRVEAFQYQVRPHAVEGESAQEVVALSVDSPAMMLGYLSSGALAPRSGGLSTGDLFTPDGEGFHFVSREGDRIKLSGCWVSPHELEDFLLTQPGVSSTAAIALKTDEGLTRLRAFIVLKPDVQASGTEAWEAQVRQRMELTLRPRALRPDRIVFVESLPSTASGKIKRSELLKAITGGA; encoded by the coding sequence ATGGACTCCGCAGGATGCTTCTCTCTTCTCGTCGAGCGCCACGTGGCCCGCGGAAACGCGGACCGCGAGGCCCTCGTCGAGCGCGGCACCCTCGGGCGCCGACAGCTGACCTACGGCCAGCTCTACCATGCCACGTGCGCCATGGCGCGGTGGCTCGAGCAGACCACCCCGCCGGGCTGCACGCTGGCGCTGGTAGGCTCCGCCACCCTGGAGTTCGCCGTGGCGTGGCTGGCGGCCATGCGCGCGGGAAGACCCGTGCTTCTGGCACCCTCCCGGCAGGCCGAGGCGTACTACCCAGCGCTCTGGGAAAAAGTGGCCCCCGAGCGCGTACTGTCGGACCGCACGTCCAGCGCGGGCGAGCCCCTGCCGGACATCTCTCACTGGCTGAAGGAGCCGGCCCCCGCCCCCGCGCAGGAAGGCTCGGCCGAAGCGCTGCTGGGGGATGACCGCCCGGCGCTGATGCTGATGACCTCAGGCTCGACCGGGGGCGCGAAGATCTGCGTGCACTCGCACCGGGCCTTCGGCTGGTTCGAGCGGCACGTCACCCGCGCACTCTGGGGAATCCGGGAGGAAGATCGTGTCCTGGCCGCCTCCAGCCCTCACTTCTCGTTCGGGCTGCAGGGACTGCACGTCCCGCTGAGCGTGGGCGCTACCGCGGTGATGGTGCCCGAGTGGACCCGCCACCTCGACATCCTCGAGGTGGCGCACGCCGAGCGTGTGACGGCCCTCCTGGCCGTTCCTACATTGTACCACATCCTCTGGCGCCGGGCTGCGGAAGCGCCCGTGAAGCCGGAGTTCCTGCGGCTGAGCTTCGCCGCGGGCGAGCACCTGCCTGGACTGGTGCGCGAGCGCTGGGAGGCCTTCAGCGGCTCACGCATGCTCAACTCGATCGGGACGACGGAGACCTTCCTCCCCTACCTGAGCGAGGACGCGCACCTCTCCGAGAATGTGCTGCAGCGCGTGGAGGCCTTCCAATACCAGGTGCGGCCGCATGCCGTGGAGGGAGAGTCCGCCCAGGAGGTGGTGGCCCTGAGCGTTGACTCACCCGCCATGATGCTGGGCTACCTCTCCTCTGGCGCCCTGGCGCCCCGGAGCGGGGGGCTTTCCACCGGGGATCTCTTCACGCCAGACGGCGAGGGCTTCCACTTCGTCTCGCGCGAGGGAGACCGGATCAAGCTCAGTGGGTGCTGGGTGTCACCTCACGAGCTCGAGGACTTCCTGCTGACACAGCCTGGCGTCTCTTCTACGGCGGCCATTGCGCTGAAGACGGACGAGGGCCTCACACGGCTGCGTGCCTTCATCGTCCTCAAGCCGGACGTGCAGGCTTCGGGCACGGAGGCGTGGGAAGCCCAGGTCCGCCAGCGGATGGAGCTGACGCTGCGGCCGAGGGCGCTCAGGCCGGACCGCATCGTGTTCGTCGAGTCCCTGCCCAGCACCGCCTCCGGAAAAATCAAACGGAGCGAGCTGCTCAAGGCCATCACGGGCGGGGCCTAA
- a CDS encoding outer membrane lipoprotein-sorting protein codes for MWALAFRNIWRDSRRSAVTMISVGFGALGVLLFLGYVQFIERTLSAVVIYRQGNGHVQVYKKDALTHLSTEPEKFSIEPKAQQRIRELASGLQGVTLVTPQMEGVGIIQNNDRTAVFLASGVVPEDDRKIRQAGGAAVATSMDDFASGEALEEGKPSLWLTKQLKQVLDLKPANEGEAPYVQLAGIGFDRRLNASDADVVGEFSTSIEETENKSIKVPLKLLQDLYRTEDASRMVVVLTDRELTPSVSAQLQQKLDAELPGYEVTTWQHPAIGKLYESVMGFMGVVFAFTGVIVLLVCVLTVQNTINISVLERVRELGTLRAIGFGKGRLGGLFAREALILASLGAVGGIVFTVIVALALTQTNLTTTLPRLSIPVPVSIRLGATGFVAVLIAGGLMAALISYRSAKKRMEGQIVDAFQTRVLSFALFVTATLVGMGASPAHAAPPPAAAPAAPAVQPAQPAGPPSADELREWIRASDLARGGYGAYTWSLIIASEEPSGHTETSYRVDVKGDKALAYTLTPVSSKGEQILIQARSMWFMKPGLRKPISISPRQRLSGQAANGDIASAQFADNYDPTLLGEDTVDGRAVHKVRLVAKRKDVTYDQVIFYLDKENHLALKAEYLTTSGTPFKYSLMKYGNKTPGPGTPFISELKIIDSKYANQNSTLVYSNLKSATHPDNLFNLANLGR; via the coding sequence ATGTGGGCGCTCGCATTCCGCAATATCTGGCGTGACTCCCGGCGGTCCGCTGTGACGATGATCTCCGTGGGCTTCGGCGCGCTGGGCGTGCTCCTCTTCCTGGGGTACGTCCAGTTCATCGAGCGCACGTTGTCGGCGGTGGTCATCTACCGGCAGGGCAACGGCCACGTTCAGGTCTACAAGAAGGACGCGCTGACGCACCTGTCGACGGAGCCCGAGAAGTTCTCCATTGAGCCCAAGGCGCAGCAGCGCATCCGCGAGCTCGCTTCGGGGCTGCAGGGCGTGACGCTGGTCACCCCGCAGATGGAGGGGGTGGGCATCATCCAGAACAACGACCGCACCGCCGTCTTCCTGGCCTCGGGCGTGGTGCCCGAAGACGACCGGAAGATCCGTCAGGCGGGTGGCGCGGCAGTGGCCACTTCCATGGATGACTTCGCCTCGGGCGAAGCGCTCGAAGAGGGCAAGCCCTCGCTCTGGTTGACGAAGCAGCTCAAGCAGGTGTTGGACCTCAAGCCGGCCAACGAAGGGGAGGCCCCTTACGTGCAGTTGGCGGGCATCGGGTTCGACCGGCGTCTGAATGCCTCGGACGCGGACGTGGTGGGCGAGTTCTCCACCTCCATCGAAGAGACGGAGAACAAGAGCATCAAGGTGCCCTTGAAGCTGCTCCAGGATCTCTACCGCACCGAGGACGCATCGCGGATGGTGGTGGTGCTGACCGACCGCGAGCTGACCCCCAGCGTGTCGGCCCAGTTGCAGCAGAAGCTGGACGCGGAGCTGCCGGGCTACGAGGTCACCACCTGGCAGCACCCGGCCATTGGCAAGCTGTACGAGAGCGTGATGGGGTTCATGGGGGTGGTGTTTGCCTTCACGGGCGTCATCGTGCTGCTGGTGTGCGTGCTGACCGTCCAGAACACCATCAACATCAGTGTGCTGGAGCGGGTGCGAGAGCTTGGCACGCTCCGGGCCATCGGTTTCGGGAAGGGCCGGCTGGGAGGCCTGTTCGCGCGCGAGGCGCTCATCCTCGCTTCTCTTGGCGCGGTGGGAGGGATCGTCTTCACCGTCATCGTCGCGTTGGCGCTGACGCAAACGAACCTCACGACGACCCTGCCGCGTCTCTCCATTCCAGTACCGGTGAGCATCCGGCTGGGAGCCACCGGGTTCGTTGCTGTTCTGATCGCAGGAGGTCTCATGGCTGCGTTGATTTCGTATCGGTCCGCCAAGAAGCGGATGGAAGGACAAATCGTGGATGCGTTCCAGACGCGCGTGCTGTCCTTTGCCTTGTTCGTGACCGCCACCCTGGTGGGGATGGGTGCCTCACCTGCTCACGCCGCGCCACCCCCTGCGGCGGCTCCCGCAGCTCCCGCGGTGCAGCCGGCGCAGCCCGCGGGGCCCCCTTCCGCCGATGAACTGAGGGAGTGGATCCGCGCCTCGGATCTGGCGCGTGGGGGCTATGGCGCATACACGTGGAGCCTGATCATCGCCTCGGAGGAGCCCTCGGGGCACACGGAGACGTCCTACCGGGTAGATGTGAAGGGCGACAAGGCGCTCGCCTACACGCTCACGCCCGTCAGCAGCAAGGGCGAGCAGATCCTCATCCAGGCGCGCTCCATGTGGTTCATGAAGCCCGGGCTGCGCAAGCCCATCAGCATCAGCCCGCGCCAGCGCCTGAGTGGCCAGGCGGCCAACGGTGACATCGCCTCCGCGCAGTTCGCGGACAACTACGACCCGACGCTGCTGGGCGAGGACACGGTGGACGGCCGGGCCGTGCACAAGGTCCGCTTGGTGGCCAAGCGCAAGGACGTCACCTACGACCAGGTCATCTTCTACCTGGACAAGGAGAACCACCTGGCGCTCAAGGCGGAGTACCTCACCACCTCGGGGACGCCCTTCAAGTACTCGCTGATGAAGTACGGCAACAAGACGCCTGGGCCGGGCACGCCCTTCATCTCGGAACTGAAGATCATCGACAGCAAGTACGCCAACCAGAACAGCACGTTGGTCTACAGCAACCTGAAGTCCGCCACCCACCCGGACAACCTCTTCAACCTCGCCAATCTGGGGCGTTGA
- a CDS encoding ABC transporter ATP-binding protein gives MNPEQTNVVELSSVSKRFKLGATEVDALKEISLGIRKNDFVAITGPSGSGKSTLLNLIGCLDVPTSGEVKIGGTRTSDLDEKALDKLRSRAIGFIFQSFNLIPVLKAVENVMLPLQLHGLKAQQMREQAEHALRQVGLEQYTDHLPDQLSGGQRQRVSIARALVTKPNLVLADEPTANLDSSNSEAIIELMRKLNQESGVTFVFSTHDASLLGKVDRIIRIRDGKLQEDTAAAPLKKALG, from the coding sequence ATGAACCCGGAGCAGACCAACGTCGTCGAGCTGAGCTCGGTTTCCAAGCGCTTCAAGCTTGGCGCCACCGAGGTGGATGCCCTCAAGGAGATCTCCTTGGGGATCCGCAAGAACGATTTCGTGGCCATCACCGGCCCCAGCGGCAGCGGCAAGAGCACCCTGCTCAACCTCATCGGCTGTCTGGACGTACCGACCAGCGGCGAGGTGAAGATCGGTGGCACGCGCACGTCGGACCTGGATGAGAAGGCTTTGGACAAGCTGCGGTCCAGGGCCATTGGCTTCATCTTCCAGAGCTTCAACTTGATCCCCGTGCTCAAGGCCGTGGAGAACGTGATGCTGCCGCTGCAACTGCACGGACTGAAGGCACAGCAGATGCGCGAGCAGGCGGAGCATGCGCTGCGCCAGGTGGGCCTGGAGCAGTACACGGATCACCTGCCAGACCAGCTGTCGGGCGGCCAGCGGCAGCGCGTGAGCATCGCCCGGGCGTTGGTGACGAAGCCCAACCTGGTGCTCGCCGATGAGCCGACGGCCAACCTGGACTCCAGCAACTCGGAGGCCATCATCGAGCTCATGCGCAAGCTCAACCAAGAGAGCGGCGTGACGTTCGTTTTCTCCACGCATGACGCGTCCCTGCTCGGCAAGGTGGATCGCATCATCCGCATCCGGGACGGCAAGCTGCAGGAAGACACGGCAGCAGCCCCCCTGAAGAAGGCCTTGGGCTAA
- a CDS encoding alpha/beta fold hydrolase yields MTGLLVFVGMLLLLVGSYYLFPLQWASLLVFLERTRSGLKAKRLTVDGRTFSYLEGGQGVPVVMVHGFGANSDHWVRMASSLVKHFRVLAPDVPGFGGTEASTSERFLIPLQAERLHALLQALGLRRYHLVGNSMGGNIVGMLAHTYPDEVESLTLLEPQGIESRIPTALDLKIRQGLAPLVPGNTKEFDHVAELLFVKRPFIPRPVYLHLRQQALASEALHRAVWKDLWNNEQPYLLEKNLPGIRAPTLVIWGDANRFLHETAIEKLEQGLRDVRVVRMKACGHAPMLERPAEVLKHFEEFIAHVEPRVPGPIVSTPSVT; encoded by the coding sequence GTGACTGGACTGCTCGTATTTGTGGGAATGCTGCTGCTGTTGGTGGGCTCCTACTATCTCTTTCCACTCCAGTGGGCATCGCTGTTGGTGTTCCTGGAGAGAACGCGTTCGGGGCTGAAGGCGAAGCGCCTCACCGTCGATGGCCGTACCTTCAGCTACCTGGAGGGCGGCCAAGGCGTCCCCGTGGTCATGGTGCATGGCTTTGGAGCCAATTCGGACCACTGGGTCCGGATGGCAAGCTCTCTGGTGAAGCATTTCCGGGTGTTGGCGCCGGATGTGCCGGGCTTTGGTGGCACGGAGGCCTCGACCTCCGAGCGGTTCCTGATTCCCTTGCAGGCCGAGCGCCTCCACGCGCTCCTTCAAGCGTTGGGGCTGCGGCGCTACCACCTGGTCGGCAACTCCATGGGCGGCAACATCGTCGGAATGCTCGCGCACACCTACCCGGACGAGGTGGAGAGCCTCACGCTCCTGGAGCCTCAGGGCATCGAGTCCCGTATCCCGACCGCGCTCGACTTGAAGATCCGTCAAGGCCTCGCACCGCTGGTGCCGGGCAATACGAAGGAGTTCGACCACGTGGCCGAGCTGCTCTTCGTGAAGCGGCCCTTCATTCCTCGCCCGGTGTACCTGCACCTGCGGCAGCAAGCCCTGGCCTCAGAGGCCCTGCACCGCGCCGTCTGGAAAGATCTCTGGAACAACGAGCAGCCGTACCTCCTGGAGAAGAACCTCCCGGGCATCCGCGCTCCGACGCTCGTCATCTGGGGAGATGCCAACCGGTTTCTTCACGAAACCGCCATTGAGAAGCTGGAGCAGGGCCTGCGGGATGTGAGGGTGGTGCGGATGAAGGCGTGTGGACACGCACCCATGCTCGAGCGCCCTGCAGAGGTCCTGAAGCACTTCGAGGAGTTCATCGCGCACGTGGAGCCCCGTGTACCGGGCCCCATCGTGTCCACGCCATCGGTTACCTGA
- a CDS encoding class I fructose-bisphosphate aldolase, with translation MDGVAKKLRWSRFLHATSNRGIIVPIDHGLTLGPIPGLTSMRQMEQWMPHPGITGVIAHKGMVERLGSRGLLQRIGVMVHLNGMTSVATAPAPDRKEMLTSVEMAVRLGADAVSLQINFDGTNDAHNWKMLGALVDEAQGYGMPVLTMLYDKVTNLQDNQRLARLRHLMRACVELGTDALKLAAPAKLEELPALLDGFQDHTAIFFAGGAVTSDEATLALARDVALYGASGLCVGRNVFQRENTAEILTRLQRVVLEDVESAPPSIGPFLRGPERPREQRTALAAVS, from the coding sequence ATGGATGGAGTCGCCAAGAAGCTTCGCTGGTCGCGTTTCCTTCACGCCACTTCCAATCGGGGCATCATCGTCCCGATTGATCACGGATTGACGCTGGGACCCATTCCGGGTCTGACCAGCATGCGGCAGATGGAGCAGTGGATGCCCCATCCGGGCATCACGGGTGTCATCGCGCACAAAGGCATGGTGGAGCGGCTGGGGAGCCGTGGCCTGCTGCAGCGGATCGGCGTCATGGTCCACCTCAACGGCATGACGTCGGTTGCCACGGCGCCGGCTCCGGATCGCAAGGAGATGCTGACGTCCGTGGAGATGGCGGTGCGCCTGGGCGCCGACGCGGTGTCCCTGCAGATCAACTTCGATGGGACCAACGACGCGCACAACTGGAAGATGCTGGGCGCCCTCGTGGATGAAGCCCAGGGCTACGGCATGCCTGTGCTGACCATGCTCTACGACAAGGTGACGAACCTCCAGGACAACCAGCGCCTGGCGCGGCTGCGGCACCTGATGCGCGCGTGCGTGGAGCTGGGGACGGACGCCCTCAAGCTGGCGGCTCCCGCCAAGCTGGAGGAGCTGCCTGCCCTCCTGGACGGCTTCCAGGATCACACGGCCATCTTCTTCGCGGGCGGAGCGGTCACTTCGGACGAAGCGACGCTGGCGCTGGCCAGGGACGTAGCGCTGTACGGGGCCTCCGGACTGTGTGTGGGGCGCAACGTGTTCCAGCGTGAGAACACGGCGGAGATCCTCACGCGCCTGCAGCGCGTGGTGCTGGAGGACGTGGAGTCGGCGCCGCCTTCCATCGGGCCCTTCCTCCGGGGACCGGAGCGGCCGCGGGAGCAGCGGACAGCTCTGGCCGCGGTCAGCTAG